The Pempheris klunzingeri isolate RE-2024b chromosome 1, fPemKlu1.hap1, whole genome shotgun sequence genome includes a region encoding these proteins:
- the gas6 gene encoding growth arrest-specific protein 6, translated as MRLTPTRCLSSAAVLILLVVRWSDSISLSPEKANQFLSRHKRVNQVFEETKQGHLERECVEERCSKEEAREVFENDPETDYFYPKYLACLERFGDAEKKKQDLVTCVHNIPDQCSPSPCNARGTVRCEDKKGDFLCHCFTGWAGARCEKDVDECSKRNGGCVHECNNTMGSYRCSCHQGYTLEGRHMCNDVDECEDPSVCGTAQCENKEGSYDCLCDIGYVYDNETKTCVDVDECEAGVCAEECLNTPGSFRCFCDGRQGMKLSQDLRSCKPLTPCMTPSLKRNSRSLYLGRMFSGVPVVRLRFRRRIQTGFSAEFDFRTYDPEGVIFFAGGHLNSSWIVLAMHHGKLELQLKYGTVSRVTSSGPLVNDGQWRKISVEEQGRSLVIKIDREAVMKIAVNGDLFTLKKGMHELNLTVGGVPFKEDGLVNQVNPRLDGCMKEWRWLTGEDTSIQETIRSNDNMQCFSAENPGAYYPGTGFALFNISYDSQNLSVQMTLRPTSAIGVLFALVHQDRVPLSITLADYHPGTDEWRDFVLVSAGDVIIASAPAPLCDGESHEIQVTIAGNQTLLLIDGQSGRSEDTEVSLNLLSQSSTFIGGLPDVPLVSTLVSAPYSGCLEVSVNGQSVDLDQAIHKHNDIRSHSCPLLDSLQ; from the exons ATGCGGCTGACCCCGACGCGGTGCCTTTCATCGGCGGCCGTGCTGATACTGCTGGTCGTCCGCTGGTCCGACAGCA TTTCATTGTCCCCAGAGAAGGCGAACCAGTTTCTGAGCAGACACAAGAGAGTAAATCAGGTTTTCGAGGAGACGAAGCAAGGGCACTTggagagggagtgtgtggaGGAAAGGTGCTCCAAAGAGGAGGCCAGAGAAGTGTTCGAAAACGACCCGGAGAcg GACTACTTCTATCCCAAATATTTAG CTTGTTTGGAGAGGTTTGGAGATgctgaaaagaagaaacaggatCTGGTTACATGTGTCCACA ATATTCCAGACCAGTGCTCTCCATCTCCCTGTAATGCCAGAGGTACGGTGCGCTGCGAAGACAAAAAGGGTGACTTCCTCTGTCACTGTTTCACAGGCTGGGCCGGAGCCAGATGTGAGAAAG ATGTCGACGAGTGCAGCAAGAGGAATGGAGGGTGTGTCCACGAGTGCAACAACACCATGGGCAGTTACCGCTGCTCCTGTCACCAAGGCTACACGTTGGAAGGACGCCACATGTGTAATG atgtGGACGAGTGTGAGGACCCAAGTGTGTGCGGAACAGCACAGTGCGAGAATAAGGAGGGCAGTTACGATTGCTTGTGTGATATCGGCTACGTCTACGACAATGAAACCAAGACCTGTGTTG ATGTGGATGAGTGTGAGGcgggtgtgtgtgcagaggagtGTCTGAACACTCCGGGGAGTTTCCGTTGCTTCTGTGATGGTCGTCAGGGCATGAAGCTGAGCCAAGATCTCAGGAGCTGTAAG CCACTAACTCCCTGTATGACGCCGTCTCTGAAGAGGAACTCTCGTTCCCTCTACCTGGGTCGCATGTTCAGCGGCGTGCCAGTGGTGAGGCTGCGTTTTCGCAGAAGGATTCAAACTGG ATTTTCGGCTGAGTTTGACTTCCGCACCTACGACCCTGAGGGGGTGATCTTCTTTGCCGGAGGTCACCTAAACAGCTCCTGGATTGTGCTGGCAATGCACCATGGgaagctggagctgcagctgaagtACGGCACAGTCAGCAGGGTCACCAGCAGCGGCCCTCTCGTCAATGACGGCCAGTGGAGAAAG ATCTCAGTGGAGGAGCAGGGGCGGAGTCTAGTGATTAAGATTGACAGGGAGGCCGTCATGAAGATTGCAGTAAACGGTGATCTGTTTACACTAAAGAAGGGCATGCATGAACTCAACCTCACTGTGGGAGGCGTCCCTTTCAAAGAGGACGGCCTCGTCaatcag GTGAACCCTCGTCTGGACGGCTGCATGAAGGAGTGGAGGTGGTTGACTGGTGAAGATACGTCCATACAAGAAACCATTCGGTCAAACGACAACATGCAGTGTTTCAGTGCCGAGAATCCCGGGGCGTATTACCCCGGCACAGGCTTCGCTCTCTTCAACATCAGCTATG ACTCACAGAACCTGAGCGTCCAGATGACCCTACGTCCAACGTCTGCGATCGGAGTGCTGTTTGCACTCGTTCACCAGGACAGAgtccctctctccatcactctggCCGACTATCATCCCGGCACTGATGAATGGCGAGAT TTTGTTCTGGTATCTGCAGGTGATGTCATCATTGCCAGCGCTCCTGCCCCCCTGTGCGATGGTGAGAGTCATGAAATCCAGGTGACGATCGCAGGCAACCAAACCCTGCTGCTGATCGATGGCCAGTCCGGACGTAGTGAAGACACCGAAGTTTCTCTTAACCTCCTGTCACAATCAAGCACCTTTATAGGAGGCCTCCCTG
- the pros1 gene encoding vitamin K-dependent protein S — translation MWRKKRALGDSLACLVLLVTLVDAYRFLSQNTASQFLSRHRRANSLFEESKKGNLERECIEELCNKEEAREIFENQPETEYFYPKYVACLGSHRVGINNQNSDSGIPSDLRTCVTEISNQCSPFPCYKEGSERCVDGQATFTCVCKPGWKGPRCEDDIDECTDPEFPAGCDQKCHNFPGSFQCMCEDGYFSNNKINCVDIDECLLYPHICEEPAKCVNTPGMYQCRCPLGFKYNFTSKTCNDVDECEFNACNGICINTVGSYTCHCDGREGLHLAQDKQYCKRIPVCVDLHDYKHPEMLYLGEQFAGLPVIYLRFRLPENTKFAAEFDFRTFDPEGVVLYAESSQDSWFMLGLRGGRIEVQFKNQHTFKVTSGGKAINDGQWHVISVDELESSISVKISKEAVMSINSPDSLFTSVNGKLETKVYIAGLPNRTDNVIKPINPRLDGCIRGWNLMNQGASGVKEVIQEKKSKHCFVHVERGSFFTGAGLALFNIDYSDSGSWNVDIKMNIRPSSSTGVLFALVYNNTVPLSVAVVSHGEDDANLQVFLDGVSVATLNSLMLCYPDRLMVQLNVTPTELQISANSSVITYMKSDPLREALERLNTTMQNSVSTYIGGIPDDVPFPASPVTAFYHGCMDISIGGQQLDFDEALSKHNSIKSHSCPPVSAPESP, via the exons ATGTGGAGAAAGAAACGGGCACTTGGGGACTCCTTGGCTTGCCTCGTACTTCTTGTAACGCTCGTCGATGCCTATCGAT TCCTGAGCCAGAACACAGCCTCCCAGTTCCTGAGCAGGCACAGGAGAGCCAACTCTCTGTTTGAGGAGAGCAAGAAGGGCAACCTGGAGAGGGAGTGCATCGAGGAGCTGTGCAACAAGGAGGAGGCCAGGGAGATCTTTGAGAACCAGCCGGAGACG gaGTATTTCTACCCCAAATATGTTG CGTGTCTGGGCTCGCACCGTGTCGGCATTAACAACCAGAACTCGGATTCTGGCATCCCATCAGACCTTCGCACCTGTGTGACGG AGATCAGTAACCAGTGCTCGCCATTTCCATGCTACAAGGAGGGTTCAGAGCGCTGTGTGGACGGCCAGGCCACcttcacatgtgtgtgtaaacccGGCTGGAAGGGGCCACGCTGTGAGGACG ACATCGATGAGTGTACAGATCCTGAATTTCCTGCTGGATGTGACCAAAAATGTCACAACTTCCCCGGTAGTTTCCAGTGCATGTGTGAAGACGGCTACTTCAGCAATAACAAAATCAACTGCGTGG ATATCGATGAATGCTTGTTGTACCCCCATATCTGTGAAGAACCAGCTAAATGCGTCAACACGCCGGGCATGTATCAGTGCCGGTGTCCCCTTGGTTTCAAATATAACTTCACATCCAAGACCTGCAATG ATGTAGATGAGTGCGAGTTTAATGCGTGCAACGGGATCTGTATCAACACAGTGGGCAGCTATACGTGTCACTGTGATGGTCGTGAGGGTCTTCACTTGGCGCAGGATAAGCAATACTGCAAACGGATTCCTGTTTGTGTGGACCTGCATGACTACAAGCACCCTGAGATGCTTTACCTGGGGGAGCAGTTCGCAGGCCTTCCTGTCATCTATCTGCGCTTCCGTCTGCCAGAGAACACAAA GTTTGCAGCAGAGTTTGACTTTCGGACATTTGACCCAGAGGGAGTTGTGCTGTACGCGGAGTCCTCTCAGGACTCGTGGTTCATGTTGGGGCTAAGAGGCGGTCGGATTGAAGTCCAGTTCAAAAACCAGCACACATTCAAGGTCACCAGCGGCGGAAAAGCCATCAATGATGGGCAGTGGCATGTG ATTTCTGTGGATGAACTGGAGAGCAGCATCAGTGTGAAGATCAGCAAGGAAGCAGTGATGAGCATCAACAGCCCGGATAGTCTCTTTACTTCAGTTAATGGCAAACTGGAGACCAAGGTCTACATCGCTGGTCTGCCCAACCGCACCGACAACGTCATCAAACCT aTCAACCCTCGACTTGACGGCTGCATCCGGGGCTGGAACCTGATGAACCAGGGTGCATCTGGGGTAAAGGAGGTCATCCAGGAGAAGAAAAGTAAACATTGCTTTGTGCATGTGGAAAGAGGATCTTTCTTCACTGGGGCAGGACTGGCACTCTTCAACATTGACTACA GTGATTCTGGGAGCTGGAATGTGGACATAAAGATGAATATACGTCCGTCCAGCAGCACAGGTGTCCTCTTTGCTCTTGTCTACAACAACACAGTCCCCCTGTCGGTCGCCGTTGTATCACACGGAGAAGATGACGCG AACCTGCAGGTGTTCTTGGACGGTGTCTCCGTGGCAACGCTGAACTCGCTCATGTTGTGTTACCCCGACCGGCTGATGGTGCAGCTGAATGTGACGCCCACAGAACTCCAGATCTCAGCCAACTCCTCCGTTATTACCTACATGAAGTCTGATCCCCTGCGGGAGGCACTGGAGCGCCTCAACACCACCATGCAGAACTCCGTCAGCACATATATTGGTGGAATACCAG ATGATGTCCCGTTCCCTGCCAGCCCTGTGACGGCCTTTTACCACGGCTGCATGGACATCTCCATCGGCGGCCAGCAGCTCGACTTCGACGAGGCTCTCAGCAAACATAACAGTATTAAGTCCCATTCCTGTCCTCCCGTGTCTGCCCCCGAGTCACCCTGA